From a region of the Cucumis sativus cultivar 9930 chromosome 6, Cucumber_9930_V3, whole genome shotgun sequence genome:
- the LOC101208751 gene encoding uncharacterized protein LOC101208751 produces MIMARQDPRSGVFYEISSLLLKILRSPPPPVPFSDHVLELSSAITSSSSRILPSSQMTPAGFAALLLGISLALMLCGSVTFFLGFMLMPWILVLVMIFYVVGIVSSLSMLGRSLICCFTAPTPRKDFHGWKQM; encoded by the coding sequence atgATTATGGCCCGACAAGATCCCCGATCTGGGGTTTTTTATGAGATTTCCTCTCtgcttttgaaaattctaCGATCACCGCCTCCTCCCGTGCCCTTTTCCGATCATGTTTTGGAATTGTCTTCTGCTATTACTTCGTCGTCCTCGAGAATTTTGCCTTCTTCTCAGATGACCCCAGCTGGATTTGCGGCTTTGCTTTTGGGGATTTCTTTGGCTTTGATGCTTTGTGGATCGGTTACTTTCTTCCTTGGCTTCATGTTGATGCCTTGGATTCTTGTTTTGGTGATGATTTTTTATGTGGTTGGCATTGTCTCTAGCCTCTCTATGTTGGGTCGctctttaatttgttgttttacaGCTCCAACGCCTCGGAAAGATTTTCATG